TGGAGGCTATGCAACCAGGCGAGGTTCTGGAATTGCTCAGCAGCGATCCCATCTCCTGGTGGGAACTGCCGGCCTGGTTGAATAAAAAAGGTCACCGGCTCCTCTCCTGCGAGAAAGGGGGCCGGTTGTGGTGGCGATGGTATCGCTTTTTGATCGAGAAGGGGGGACAACATGGAGTACAGTTGGATTGAAATCACGGTGGCCGCACTCTTCCTCACCGCGGCCATCACCCTTTGGATAAGCCGAGGATCCGGGTGGCTGTCTTGGCGGTTTTGGCGGAACGCCATGGTCGTCAGTTCCCTGGTCATGAGCGGGATCTTACTCTGGTTGACCGTGGACACAGTCAATAAGGTCCGTCCCGGAGCCGGGCGCGTTCCCCCGTGGACGGTCATCAACCACGAGATCGGCCTCCAATGGGACCCGGAACGCCGCTGGGAAGTGCCGGTGATCGGCAAAGAAACGGGCTTCTTCGGCAAGGTGTACTCTCCGCAAGAAGCCTATGCCCTGATCAACAAGGGGAAACTGACCATCCAATCGCGAAATTGCATGGAGTGCCATACCCTGTTGGGGAACGGCGCTTACTTCGCCCCCGACCTCACTCGCTCCTGGTTAGACCCCTGGTGGAAGGAGCGCATCATGCCCATCGTGGGGGCAAAAACTCGGGAAGCGGCAATGAAAGCCTGGCTGATTAACCCGCCTCAGTATCCCCAGGGAAAGCGTATCATGCCCAATCTCGGCTTGACGGATGAAGAACTCACGGCCGTTGTGGCTTTTCTTAAATGGATGTCAGCGATTAACACGAATGGGTTTCCACCCTACTTTGGACAAAAAGGACGAACCGGAGGAAGGTGAGCATGGACAAGACCACACATCAAATCGCCCAAACCCGACCTAAACTGTACGAGTCGCAGAAATTGGCGCTTTGGTATTTTGGAGTTGCTATTGCACTTTTTGGCGTACAGTTGCTCTTCGGGCTTCTGGCAGCGTACCAGCAAATAAATCCCAGGTTTCTGTTTCCTACGCTGCCCTTCATGATGACTCGAACGATCCACCTCAATACCATGATTGTTTGGCTGCTTTTGGGGATGATGGGCGGGGTGTACTGGTTCCTTCCCAGAGAAACTGGGCGTGAGGTCGTCGGTATGACAGCGGCCAAAGTGATCTGGTGGATCATAGTGGCTGGCTTGGGCGTGTTGCTTGGCCTTTACCTCTTTGTCCAGTACGGACCCGGGGAGATGAAGACCATCTGGCTCCTCATGGAAGGCCGGGAATACCTCGAAGCCCCTCGCTGGGTGGATCTCGCTTTGGTCGTATGGTTGGGTATTTTCCTGTTCAATGTGGTTGCCACGGTGTTGGCAAGCCGCAGGATAACGGGACTGTTGGCGGTGCTCATTTTCGATCTGGTGGCCTTGGCCGCTCTGTACACCGCGGGCATGCACTACACCGTGAACATCACCATGGACCAGTACCTCTGGTGGTGGGTGGTGCACCTGTGGGTGGAAACGACTTGGGAAGTGCTGGTCGGCGTCCTGGTGGCCTGGTCTTTGATGTACCTCTTGGGCACCCCCCGGCGCATCGTGGAGACCTGGCTGTTCGTCGAAGTCGCCCTGGTCTTCGGCACCGGCATCCTGGGGCTGGGGCACCACTACTTCTGGATCGGCACGCCGGAATATTGGCTGGGCCTGGGTGGGTTCTTCAGCGCCTTGGAGCCGCTCCCCTTAGTGGCCATGGTCGTGCACGCCGTGTACGATGCCGGCAGTCACCGGCTGGGCACGGTGAACAAACCGGCCATGTTTTGGGTCATCGCCCAGGCCTTTGGCAACTTTATCGGCGCCGGGGTATGGGGCTTTATGCAAACGTTGCCCCAAATCAACATGTACAGCCACGGCACACAACTGGCCGCAGCCCACGGCCACCTGGCCTTTTTTGGAGCCTATGTGGCCACAGACCTGGCGCTGATGTATATCGCCGCCCAGCACCTGCGCGGAACCAT
The Candidatus Methylacidithermus pantelleriae genome window above contains:
- a CDS encoding sulfurtransferase TusA family protein is translated as MEAMQPGEVLELLSSDPISWWELPAWLNKKGHRLLSCEKGGRLWWRWYRFLIEKGGQHGVQLD
- a CDS encoding c-type cytochrome; translated protein: MEYSWIEITVAALFLTAAITLWISRGSGWLSWRFWRNAMVVSSLVMSGILLWLTVDTVNKVRPGAGRVPPWTVINHEIGLQWDPERRWEVPVIGKETGFFGKVYSPQEAYALINKGKLTIQSRNCMECHTLLGNGAYFAPDLTRSWLDPWWKERIMPIVGAKTREAAMKAWLINPPQYPQGKRIMPNLGLTDEELTAVVAFLKWMSAINTNGFPPYFGQKGRTGGR
- a CDS encoding cbb3-type cytochrome c oxidase subunit I, with product MDKTTHQIAQTRPKLYESQKLALWYFGVAIALFGVQLLFGLLAAYQQINPRFLFPTLPFMMTRTIHLNTMIVWLLLGMMGGVYWFLPRETGREVVGMTAAKVIWWIIVAGLGVLLGLYLFVQYGPGEMKTIWLLMEGREYLEAPRWVDLALVVWLGIFLFNVVATVLASRRITGLLAVLIFDLVALAALYTAGMHYTVNITMDQYLWWWVVHLWVETTWEVLVGVLVAWSLMYLLGTPRRIVETWLFVEVALVFGTGILGLGHHYFWIGTPEYWLGLGGFFSALEPLPLVAMVVHAVYDAGSHRLGTVNKPAMFWVIAQAFGNFIGAGVWGFMQTLPQINMYSHGTQLAAAHGHLAFFGAYVATDLALMYIAAQHLRGTIPVPLDSELWRWAAGLMILGIIGVTAAFTLSGFVQTLVERAVGGSTWAAFIDSYTHPWYAGTLSWRFAFGLILVLGYALLVGDLFTLGKAKQRRRAG